A DNA window from Parabacteroides johnsonii DSM 18315 contains the following coding sequences:
- a CDS encoding glycoside hydrolase family 28 protein — protein sequence MNRYKFFILSLTLICVASLSAKDYYATDFGVIADGKTLNTNSIQKGIDFVNKLGGGRLVFTAGNYLTGSIYLKSNVTLHLEEGATLLGSTNPWDYEKDSYIRWMSMIFAVKQQNIGITGKGTINGRGFQTANNMVDYIQRGIYEDPLKLGRPNETNRPQNIYFRECENVTIKDITLRDPASWNQTYDQCKNLYIDGIHVDSKSYWNNDGIDVVDCDGVVLKNSFLDAADDALCFKSHDANSMCQNVVVENCVGRSSASGLKFGTVSRGGFRNFKVKNIKIYDTYRSAITFAAVDGALIENIEVDGVRSIHTGNVIYLRIGDRWSAGKKPVMKNITIKNVYAEIPMDKPDAGYNYEGPIEDLPRNISPASIVGLPEYKIQNVTLQNIEIVSPGGGNPYYAYRGLTPAELDSIPEMATSYPEFSQFKELPAWGFYIRHAEGIIFDNVTFKALKKDYRPAIVMDDAGKVTFKDVRFVEPESEGKKQIFPYKSKVLK from the coding sequence ATGAACAGATACAAATTCTTTATTCTTAGCCTCACTCTGATATGTGTGGCAAGCCTGTCGGCCAAGGATTATTATGCCACGGATTTTGGTGTGATAGCAGACGGCAAGACTTTGAATACAAACTCCATTCAGAAAGGAATCGACTTTGTGAACAAACTGGGTGGAGGACGCCTGGTCTTTACTGCCGGTAATTATCTGACGGGATCAATTTATCTTAAATCGAATGTGACACTTCATCTTGAAGAAGGGGCGACTCTACTGGGATCGACCAATCCCTGGGATTACGAAAAAGATTCGTATATTCGCTGGATGTCTATGATTTTCGCAGTCAAGCAGCAGAATATCGGTATAACGGGGAAGGGGACAATTAACGGGCGTGGTTTTCAAACCGCCAACAATATGGTGGACTATATCCAGCGAGGTATCTACGAAGACCCTCTGAAACTGGGTCGTCCGAACGAGACGAACCGTCCGCAGAATATTTATTTCCGCGAATGCGAGAATGTGACGATCAAAGATATTACCCTGCGGGATCCGGCAAGTTGGAACCAGACCTACGATCAGTGCAAAAATCTGTATATCGACGGCATACACGTCGATAGCAAATCCTATTGGAACAACGACGGGATCGATGTTGTGGACTGTGACGGCGTCGTGCTGAAAAATTCTTTTCTTGATGCGGCGGATGATGCCCTTTGTTTCAAATCGCACGATGCGAACAGTATGTGTCAGAATGTGGTGGTCGAGAACTGTGTAGGCCGTTCGAGTGCCAGCGGATTGAAATTTGGAACAGTGTCCCGTGGTGGTTTCCGTAATTTCAAGGTGAAGAATATTAAGATATACGATACGTATCGTTCGGCTATCACGTTTGCCGCGGTTGATGGTGCCTTGATCGAAAATATAGAGGTAGATGGTGTTCGCTCCATTCATACGGGAAATGTGATCTATCTTCGTATCGGCGACCGTTGGAGTGCAGGGAAGAAACCGGTCATGAAGAATATCACGATCAAAAATGTCTATGCCGAGATCCCGATGGATAAACCGGATGCCGGATATAATTATGAAGGGCCGATTGAAGACCTTCCGCGCAATATCTCACCTGCCAGCATTGTCGGATTGCCGGAATATAAGATTCAGAACGTGACGCTTCAGAATATCGAGATCGTTTCTCCTGGAGGCGGTAATCCTTACTACGCTTATCGTGGACTGACACCGGCCGAGTTGGACAGTATTCCTGAAATGGCGACTTCCTATCCGGAGTTTTCGCAGTTTAAGGAATTGCCGGCCTGGGGTTTTTACATTCGCCATGCTGAGGGAATCATTTTTGATAATGTGACGTTTAAGGCTTTGAAAAAAGATTACCGTCCGGCTATCGTGATGGATGATGCCGGGAAGGTGACCTTTAAGGATGTCCGGTTTGTCGAGCCGGAGAGTGAGGGAAAGAAACAGATATTCCCTTATAAGTCTAAAGTGCTAAAATGA
- a CDS encoding glycosyl hydrolase family 28 protein, producing MNKNKLFASVIGLLFFVAGLSAKDYQVAMFGIKSDGVTLNTRSIQRAVDYISGQGGGRLVFYVGRYLTGSIELKSNVTIRIEEGATLVAVPSVYDFKGVGGCNAIIYADKQKNIGIGGKGIIDGRSIAVQASVEEQLQKGHIEGNVSGYAPALICMEGCEDVKIEQITLQDAADIAEIYKDCHNVTVDKVVVNAGASDRKAISISGCDGVKMTDCYFNMTGNPLESAGTSRNLIFTNCVTPDGKAVSSDQ from the coding sequence ATGAATAAGAATAAGTTATTTGCAAGTGTGATAGGACTTCTGTTTTTTGTGGCGGGGCTTTCGGCAAAAGATTATCAAGTTGCGATGTTTGGGATCAAATCTGACGGGGTGACACTCAATACCCGTTCCATTCAGCGGGCTGTTGATTATATAAGTGGACAGGGAGGTGGCCGGCTTGTTTTTTATGTGGGCCGTTATCTGACTGGTTCAATCGAACTGAAGTCGAATGTGACGATCCGTATCGAAGAAGGAGCCACTTTAGTTGCAGTTCCATCCGTTTATGATTTTAAAGGAGTAGGGGGATGTAATGCGATTATTTACGCAGACAAGCAAAAAAATATCGGTATCGGTGGAAAAGGTATTATCGATGGGCGTAGCATCGCTGTGCAGGCAAGTGTGGAAGAGCAATTGCAGAAAGGCCATATCGAAGGAAATGTATCCGGTTATGCACCGGCTTTGATCTGTATGGAAGGCTGCGAGGATGTAAAAATTGAACAAATCACCCTACAGGATGCAGCAGACATAGCCGAAATATATAAGGATTGCCATAATGTGACAGTCGACAAAGTCGTTGTGAATGCAGGTGCATCGGACCGGAAAGCAATTTCGATCTCTGGGTGTGATGGAGTGAAGATGACAGATTGCTACTTCAATATGACGGGGAATCCGTTGGAGAGTGCTGGGACATCCCGCAATCTAATATTTACAAATTGTGTAACACCAGACGGCAAAGCTGTCTCAAGCGATCAATAA
- a CDS encoding glycosyl hydrolase codes for MQRRSFIKQSVLWTAGCAVGSRMPLWGSVSVTDEMKGTVLRSGELYKLFRDPQSIYRPFVRWWWNGDKVEADELKRELHILKDAGIGGVEINPVKFPGNDTDDLGKKSLPWLSDEWIDMLRVAFDEAKSLDMTCDLIVGSGWPFGAEFLTGDERADVVVNYSEKLSGPIDYEVSRDGLFCAADPAISSPFLGRKMELVSLQLVPEPFGSLDQAINLMGKEVDGAFKFKVPDGKYVLFALVKIRGFLEVINGAPGATGPVLNHFNKPAVQKYLNNMSDKIQNRLGPLSGNIRSLFTDSMELEGSNWSYDMAEEFKKRRGYDVQPYLPFILFKMGSMGNVLTYEPKVQFTPELDDTIQRVRYDFEYTKAELLRERFTQTYLDWCKGLNVKSRAQAYGRGFFPLESSLDYDIPECESWTMTWLRHRLGEEMSEEDYRRGRAYTMVNKYVSSAAHLRGKRLVSCEEMTNTYTVFNMTLELLKIGGDQTAISGVTHSIFHGFNYSPKEAPFPGWIRYGAYYNENNNWWPYFKYYTAYKGRMASALQHGTMYADIAILHPIADMWSTLGMQNEPFPATTNVKYKTLVWEAIHKNGSGCDYVSESIIRDAEMKDGYLCYGPRKYKTLFLIEVESMEPATARKLYDFVTSGGRIFCIEAYPHKSVGLKDHDKHDKEVQGWVEKMKQMDGRFILLHKPEKDFVGWYQGVQKDYGLTSYMTIEKPDPYLMQNRYQGDNREEMFFFSYAHRYNSHQTRISFSNEVVKGRQGWVWDLETGERYRLPLDVANSFLFDFGPADSLLIVFDKQKRGNDYKPLPVSGEDLKDLSSDWDVEFRHSRENTVQNTHFDKLKDLKDTDYVNFCGTIVYRKKVNVSSSAGMVLNLGLVHGVSEVFLNGQSCGVKWYGRRIHPVAAQLKQGENTVEVHVVTVMGNYMKTLKDNKIAQAWTRRQDVVQSAGLVGPVTVYRVKN; via the coding sequence ATGCAGAGGAGATCATTTATCAAACAAAGTGTTTTATGGACAGCTGGTTGTGCTGTCGGTAGCCGTATGCCGTTGTGGGGTTCGGTCAGTGTAACCGATGAGATGAAGGGGACGGTCTTGCGTTCCGGTGAGCTATATAAATTATTTCGTGATCCACAATCTATTTATCGTCCGTTTGTCCGTTGGTGGTGGAACGGGGATAAGGTGGAAGCTGACGAGTTGAAACGTGAACTGCACATATTGAAGGATGCAGGTATCGGAGGGGTGGAGATCAATCCTGTAAAATTTCCCGGTAATGATACGGATGATTTGGGAAAGAAGTCGCTGCCCTGGTTGAGTGACGAATGGATCGATATGTTGAGGGTGGCTTTTGACGAGGCGAAGTCGCTTGATATGACCTGCGATCTGATTGTTGGTTCCGGTTGGCCGTTCGGGGCGGAGTTCCTGACGGGAGATGAACGGGCGGATGTCGTAGTAAATTATTCAGAGAAGCTGAGTGGGCCGATCGATTATGAAGTCTCTCGCGACGGTCTGTTCTGTGCGGCCGATCCTGCTATCAGTTCTCCTTTTCTCGGAAGGAAGATGGAGCTGGTTTCCTTGCAACTGGTTCCCGAACCGTTTGGCAGTCTTGACCAGGCTATCAACCTGATGGGTAAAGAGGTGGATGGGGCGTTCAAGTTTAAAGTGCCCGATGGAAAATATGTCTTGTTTGCCTTGGTCAAGATACGCGGTTTCCTCGAAGTGATCAATGGTGCTCCCGGTGCTACGGGACCGGTGTTGAACCACTTCAACAAGCCGGCCGTACAAAAATATCTGAACAATATGTCGGACAAGATTCAGAACCGTTTAGGCCCGTTGTCCGGCAATATCCGTTCTCTCTTTACTGATAGCATGGAACTGGAAGGCTCGAATTGGTCGTATGATATGGCGGAGGAGTTCAAGAAACGCCGGGGATATGATGTGCAACCGTATCTACCTTTCATTCTATTTAAGATGGGCAGCATGGGGAATGTGTTGACCTATGAGCCGAAGGTCCAGTTCACTCCCGAACTGGATGATACGATCCAGCGTGTACGCTATGACTTCGAATATACGAAAGCCGAACTGCTGCGCGAGCGTTTTACACAGACTTACCTGGACTGGTGTAAAGGGTTGAATGTGAAATCGCGTGCACAAGCCTACGGACGTGGTTTCTTCCCGCTCGAAAGCAGTCTGGACTATGATATTCCGGAATGTGAATCCTGGACGATGACCTGGTTACGCCATCGTTTGGGTGAAGAGATGTCGGAAGAGGACTACCGCCGGGGCCGTGCTTATACAATGGTCAATAAGTATGTGTCTTCTGCCGCCCATTTGCGTGGAAAGCGCCTAGTGAGTTGTGAGGAAATGACAAATACCTATACCGTGTTCAATATGACATTGGAGCTATTGAAGATCGGTGGTGACCAGACGGCTATTTCCGGTGTGACGCATTCTATCTTCCACGGTTTCAACTATTCTCCTAAAGAAGCTCCGTTCCCCGGATGGATTCGTTACGGGGCTTATTATAACGAGAATAACAACTGGTGGCCGTATTTCAAATATTATACCGCTTATAAAGGCCGCATGGCTTCCGCCCTGCAACATGGAACCATGTATGCGGATATCGCGATCTTGCATCCGATAGCCGATATGTGGAGCACCTTGGGAATGCAGAACGAGCCGTTCCCTGCCACTACCAATGTGAAATATAAGACATTGGTATGGGAGGCGATCCATAAGAACGGCAGCGGTTGCGACTATGTTTCTGAATCGATCATCCGGGATGCTGAGATGAAAGACGGTTACTTATGCTATGGTCCCCGCAAATACAAAACGCTTTTCCTGATCGAGGTGGAGAGTATGGAACCGGCTACCGCGCGTAAATTGTATGATTTTGTGACCTCAGGAGGACGTATCTTCTGCATCGAGGCTTATCCGCATAAATCAGTCGGCCTGAAAGATCATGACAAGCATGATAAGGAAGTGCAGGGATGGGTGGAAAAGATGAAGCAGATGGACGGGCGTTTTATATTACTCCATAAACCGGAAAAAGACTTTGTCGGTTGGTACCAGGGGGTACAGAAGGACTATGGATTGACATCGTATATGACTATCGAAAAACCTGATCCTTATCTGATGCAGAACCGTTATCAGGGTGATAACAGGGAAGAAATGTTTTTCTTCAGTTATGCGCACCGCTATAATTCGCATCAGACCCGTATTTCCTTTAGCAACGAGGTTGTAAAAGGCCGTCAGGGTTGGGTGTGGGATCTGGAAACGGGCGAACGGTACCGGTTGCCGCTGGATGTTGCCAACAGTTTCCTGTTCGACTTCGGTCCGGCTGATTCTCTCCTGATTGTGTTTGATAAGCAGAAGAGAGGAAATGATTACAAGCCGCTTCCGGTTTCCGGTGAGGATTTGAAAGATCTTTCGTCTGACTGGGATGTAGAGTTCCGTCACAGCCGTGAGAATACGGTACAGAATACCCATTTCGACAAACTGAAGGATTTAAAGGATACGGACTATGTGAATTTCTGCGGTACAATTGTCTATAGAAAGAAAGTCAATGTCTCTTCATCTGCCGGAATGGTGCTTAATCTCGGATTAGTGCATGGTGTATCGGAAGTATTCTTGAATGGGCAGAGCTGTGGTGTCAAATGGTATGGCCGCCGTATCCATCCGGTCGCAGCCCAATTGAAACAGGGGGAGAATACGGTTGAGGTACATGTCGTAACTGTTATGGGAAACTATATGAAGACGTTGAAGGATAATAAGATCGCTCAGGCATGGACCCGGAGGCAGGATGTAGTCCAATCGGCGGGACTGGTCGGACCGGTCACCGTTTATAGAGTTAAGAATTGA
- a CDS encoding glycoside hydrolase family 28 protein, with translation MNVIRKIMILCLLVEMVVPVWAKDYQMTMFGIKSDGTTMNTRSIQKAIDFISENGGGRLVFTVGRYLTGSIHLKSNVTIHLGEGAVLVGSTNPYDYDMELKAWYGLILANKQDNIGITGKGVIDGRGRELANNFINQVYSGVIRDKLQLGRVANRPKLVYFRECKNVEIKGVTMMNPAFWTQTYDQCENLLIDGITVHSRAYWNNDGMDIVDCNGALIQNCYVDATDDAICLKSHSADAVCQNIEVRNNTVCSSASGIKFGTASTGGFKNIKIINNTVFDTFRSAITIQAVDGGQVENVVVDSLRSINTGNPIYLVVGERREGRRSRMDNVHISNVYAEVPATKPDAGYDYEGPTEDNPRNVSPSGIVGLQDNKITNVSIENVEIVYPGGGNPLYAKVGLNELDKVPEMPKAYPEFSQHKELPAWGFYVRHADGVTFRNVKLTALKKDYRPAIVLDDVHNGTFTKIKVVEPSAGKKEKIHAYKSTKIKK, from the coding sequence ATGAATGTGATTAGGAAAATAATGATCCTGTGCTTACTGGTGGAAATGGTGGTTCCGGTGTGGGCAAAAGATTACCAGATGACTATGTTCGGGATCAAGTCGGATGGAACAACCATGAATACCCGTTCCATACAAAAGGCGATCGACTTTATTTCCGAGAATGGGGGAGGACGTCTGGTGTTTACTGTCGGACGTTATCTGACCGGCAGTATTCATCTGAAGTCAAATGTGACGATCCATTTGGGAGAGGGGGCCGTGTTGGTCGGTTCCACCAATCCTTATGATTATGATATGGAACTGAAAGCTTGGTATGGCTTGATTCTGGCTAACAAGCAGGATAATATCGGTATCACTGGCAAAGGGGTGATTGACGGTCGCGGACGTGAGCTTGCCAATAATTTCATCAACCAGGTTTATTCAGGGGTGATCAGGGATAAGTTGCAGTTGGGACGTGTTGCCAACCGTCCGAAACTGGTCTATTTCCGCGAATGCAAGAACGTGGAAATAAAAGGGGTGACGATGATGAACCCGGCATTCTGGACACAGACTTACGACCAGTGCGAAAATCTCTTGATCGACGGTATTACGGTGCATAGCCGTGCTTACTGGAATAACGACGGGATGGATATTGTCGACTGTAACGGTGCATTGATTCAAAACTGTTATGTGGATGCGACAGACGATGCGATCTGTCTGAAATCCCATAGTGCCGATGCTGTCTGCCAGAATATCGAGGTGCGCAACAATACGGTCTGTTCAAGTGCAAGCGGTATTAAGTTCGGTACGGCTTCGACGGGTGGTTTCAAGAATATAAAGATTATCAATAATACTGTATTCGATACGTTCCGTTCGGCCATAACGATCCAGGCGGTTGATGGCGGACAGGTTGAAAATGTGGTAGTGGATAGCCTCCGTTCCATCAATACCGGAAATCCAATCTATTTGGTGGTGGGAGAACGCCGTGAAGGTCGTCGTAGCCGGATGGACAACGTGCATATCTCGAATGTTTATGCCGAGGTCCCGGCAACAAAACCGGACGCAGGATATGACTACGAAGGGCCGACGGAAGATAATCCGCGCAATGTCTCGCCTTCCGGCATTGTCGGCTTGCAAGACAACAAGATTACGAATGTCTCCATAGAGAACGTCGAGATCGTTTATCCAGGCGGCGGTAACCCGTTGTATGCTAAAGTTGGGCTGAACGAACTGGACAAGGTGCCGGAAATGCCGAAGGCGTACCCTGAGTTCTCTCAGCATAAGGAGTTACCGGCTTGGGGCTTCTATGTCCGTCATGCCGATGGCGTCACTTTTAGGAATGTGAAGTTGACAGCCTTGAAGAAAGACTATCGTCCGGCTATCGTTCTGGACGATGTGCATAACGGTACATTTACGAAGATTAAAGTGGTTGAACCGTCTGCCGGAAAGAAGGAAAAAATACATGCTTACAAGTCTACGAAGATAAAAAAATAG
- a CDS encoding glycoside hydrolase family 10 protein, which translates to MKSLIINYLSILLCAQAFFACAPDVKKVPERTFRIIHNNDGSDLLGNRWFKYRPLTLADLDSCVDMVANSQVTTYMMCSGSDFFYVRSKYGHVMGDDLDGTLDCGCDTAQYNSFRKYYRNHQNLEKEGTDLVAYTLKRAKKKGMEAFITYRMNDLHFNDTTTHCPISYTDFWIQHPEYWLNDTTQGYNSGGAFDFAIKEVRDRKLAIVSEQLENYADIIDGYDLDFMRFIVYFKSGTGPQNAPLMTQLVKDIRQKVDEVSAKQGRKILLSARVAPTVEQNMMKGLDIREWLRLGLLDFISTGVHWRGDPAMPVAKFREEMGKDLNIPFYSSIDDGGYRPREFWSHGMHRGMCSHILSQGADGIYLFNYYFGALNSEHDGKLYLEDGGQVCRIMMPELLQELGSLETLKGRNKIYALSDGVIQYNIKPDSPLPLKIGKDEQKEVDLYIGDSVEEGYPKEAILFIRTNHPIICRLTVNGEAVEKEMPAYTYLYDRERGLEKGEKEYAFILPDKILKQGYNRICFQSEEEKTFTVKRVEIALKYGDVETHGYF; encoded by the coding sequence ATGAAATCACTTATAATTAACTATCTCTCGATTCTTTTATGTGCACAGGCTTTCTTTGCCTGTGCACCCGATGTAAAAAAAGTACCCGAACGAACATTCCGGATCATTCATAATAACGATGGTTCCGACCTGTTAGGAAACCGCTGGTTCAAGTATCGTCCGCTTACACTTGCCGACCTGGACTCCTGCGTCGATATGGTGGCGAACTCACAGGTTACGACCTATATGATGTGCTCCGGCAGCGATTTCTTCTATGTCCGTTCCAAATATGGCCATGTGATGGGAGACGATCTGGACGGAACGTTGGATTGTGGTTGTGATACAGCTCAGTATAATTCTTTCCGAAAATACTACCGAAACCATCAGAACCTGGAAAAAGAAGGGACAGACTTGGTCGCTTACACTTTAAAGAGGGCTAAGAAGAAGGGGATGGAAGCCTTCATCACCTACCGGATGAACGACTTACATTTCAATGATACAACTACCCATTGTCCGATCTCGTACACCGATTTCTGGATTCAGCATCCAGAATACTGGCTGAACGACACGACACAAGGTTATAACAGCGGCGGAGCTTTTGACTTTGCCATAAAGGAAGTGCGCGACCGTAAGCTGGCGATTGTTTCCGAGCAATTGGAAAATTACGCCGACATAATCGACGGATACGATCTCGACTTCATGCGCTTTATCGTTTACTTCAAGTCAGGCACAGGGCCACAGAACGCACCGCTGATGACACAATTGGTGAAAGACATCCGTCAGAAAGTGGATGAAGTCTCAGCCAAACAAGGCAGAAAGATCCTGCTCTCCGCACGTGTAGCGCCAACAGTCGAACAAAACATGATGAAAGGTCTGGATATACGTGAATGGCTGCGCCTCGGACTGCTAGACTTTATCAGTACAGGTGTTCACTGGAGGGGAGATCCTGCCATGCCGGTAGCCAAGTTCCGAGAAGAAATGGGGAAAGATCTCAACATTCCGTTCTACAGTTCGATTGACGACGGAGGCTACCGCCCACGGGAATTCTGGTCACACGGTATGCACAGGGGGATGTGTTCTCATATCCTTTCACAGGGAGCAGACGGGATCTACCTGTTCAATTACTATTTCGGTGCCCTCAACTCCGAGCATGACGGGAAGCTATACCTAGAAGACGGTGGCCAAGTTTGCCGGATCATGATGCCGGAACTGCTACAAGAGTTAGGTTCGCTGGAAACTTTAAAAGGCCGGAATAAGATCTATGCGCTGTCTGACGGGGTTATACAGTATAATATAAAGCCAGACTCTCCACTCCCACTAAAAATAGGCAAGGACGAGCAGAAAGAGGTAGATCTTTATATCGGCGATTCGGTAGAAGAAGGATATCCGAAAGAAGCAATCCTATTCATTCGCACTAATCATCCGATAATCTGCCGACTGACGGTAAATGGGGAAGCGGTTGAGAAAGAAATGCCAGCCTATACTTACCTATACGACAGGGAACGCGGGCTGGAAAAAGGAGAAAAAGAATATGCCTTTATCCTCCCCGACAAAATCCTCAAACAGGGATATAACCGCATATGTTTCCAGTCCGAAGAAGAAAAGACATTCACAGTCAAACGGGTAGAAATAGCCCTTAAATACGGAGATGTGGAAACGCACGGGTATTTCTAA
- a CDS encoding GH92 family glycosyl hydrolase, with protein MQKQMKSLFVALVCMTMPVMAQKTDQVNPIIGTNGMGHTFPGACAPFGIVQVSPDTDTIPHNIDGVYQPRAYEYCAGYQHKDSSIVGFSHTHFSGTGHSDLGDILLMPFTGELQINPGTADNPDSGYRSRFSHDTEISRPGYYEVQLSDDLINVQLTATERVGIHKYTYPADQKKQLILDLNHGIYNYDGKVLWANLRVENDTLLTGYRITNGWSRVNYTYFAISFSQPITHYGYTDREKVNYPGGFRRFNTAENFPEIGGRKVVSYFEFKEGSAPLEIKVALSAVGTDGALKNLQAETTGKSFDTIHKETNGKWENALSVIDAKGSNDQLSMLYTSLYHTMINPSVYMDVDGKYRGIDHNIHQAEGFTNYTVFSVWDTYRALHPLFNIIKRDVSTDLVKSMLAHYSQSVHHLLPVWSHMGNENWCMIGYHSVSVLADAITKGLPIDKQEAVKAMVSSSNVPYYDHTDEYKQLGYVPFDNSPTSASITLENAYEDWTVYHTALLTGDRQTAETYKKRALSYKNVFKPGLGFACPRYKDGSWKKDIDLLSTHGQGFIEGNAWNYSFYVPQAPSDLIRLMGGNRSFINKLDSLFTMHLPDEFFAQTEDVTREGLLGTYVHGNEPSHHIPYLYSWTDEPWKTQYWIREIMNRMYRNNIDGLCGNDDCGQMSAWYIFSAMGFYPVCPGTDQYVIGAPYLPYMQINLENGKTFTVRADQVSDKNRYIKSVTLNGKPYTKAYITHQDIMNGGELVFQMTSNPNKKRLFTAEEKPYSLIE; from the coding sequence ATGCAAAAACAAATGAAATCACTGTTTGTCGCTCTTGTCTGCATGACCATGCCGGTTATGGCACAAAAGACTGATCAGGTAAACCCAATCATCGGAACAAACGGGATGGGACATACATTCCCCGGTGCCTGTGCTCCGTTTGGCATTGTACAGGTAAGTCCTGACACCGATACCATTCCTCATAACATCGATGGAGTTTATCAACCTCGCGCGTATGAATACTGTGCCGGCTACCAACATAAGGACAGCTCCATCGTCGGCTTCAGCCATACGCATTTCAGCGGAACAGGGCATTCCGATCTCGGTGATATCCTGCTGATGCCTTTCACCGGAGAATTACAGATCAACCCCGGAACGGCCGATAATCCGGACAGTGGCTATCGTTCCCGATTCAGCCATGACACCGAAATATCCCGCCCAGGCTACTACGAAGTACAACTGTCCGACGATCTAATCAATGTACAACTGACAGCAACCGAACGGGTCGGTATTCATAAATATACCTATCCAGCCGATCAGAAAAAACAACTGATCCTCGACCTCAACCACGGTATCTACAATTATGATGGCAAAGTGTTATGGGCAAACCTCCGGGTCGAAAACGATACCCTGCTTACGGGCTACCGTATTACCAACGGATGGAGTCGCGTAAATTATACCTATTTTGCTATCTCATTCTCCCAACCAATTACCCATTACGGATATACGGACCGGGAGAAAGTCAACTACCCTGGAGGATTCCGGCGTTTCAATACAGCGGAGAACTTCCCGGAGATCGGAGGGCGTAAAGTCGTTTCCTACTTCGAATTCAAGGAAGGAAGCGCCCCTCTCGAAATCAAAGTAGCTCTTTCGGCTGTCGGAACAGACGGAGCTTTAAAGAACCTGCAAGCGGAAACCACCGGAAAATCGTTCGACACGATCCACAAGGAAACAAATGGGAAATGGGAAAACGCGTTGTCTGTAATCGATGCGAAAGGCAGTAACGACCAGCTATCCATGCTTTATACATCTTTGTACCATACGATGATCAACCCGTCCGTTTATATGGATGTAGACGGGAAATACCGGGGGATTGATCACAATATTCACCAGGCCGAAGGTTTTACGAACTATACCGTATTTTCTGTCTGGGACACGTACCGAGCTTTGCATCCGTTGTTCAACATTATCAAACGGGATGTCAGCACGGATCTTGTGAAATCGATGCTCGCCCATTACAGCCAAAGTGTGCATCACCTGCTACCGGTCTGGTCGCATATGGGTAACGAAAACTGGTGTATGATCGGCTACCACTCGGTTTCCGTTCTAGCCGATGCCATCACCAAAGGCTTGCCGATCGACAAACAGGAGGCAGTCAAAGCAATGGTCAGCAGTTCAAACGTACCTTATTATGATCATACAGACGAGTACAAACAATTAGGATATGTCCCTTTCGACAACTCCCCCACTTCCGCTTCCATCACGTTGGAGAATGCATATGAAGACTGGACGGTCTACCACACGGCACTCCTAACGGGTGACCGGCAGACAGCAGAGACCTACAAGAAGCGTGCACTCTCTTATAAGAACGTGTTCAAACCAGGTCTGGGCTTCGCCTGTCCACGTTACAAAGACGGTAGCTGGAAGAAAGATATCGACCTGCTCAGCACACACGGACAAGGTTTTATCGAAGGAAACGCCTGGAACTATTCTTTCTATGTACCGCAGGCTCCATCCGATCTGATCCGCTTAATGGGTGGCAACCGCAGCTTTATCAATAAGCTGGACTCCCTGTTCACCATGCATCTGCCAGACGAGTTCTTCGCCCAAACCGAAGATGTGACACGGGAAGGTCTACTCGGCACTTATGTCCACGGTAACGAACCAAGCCACCACATTCCCTATTTATACAGTTGGACCGACGAACCGTGGAAAACGCAATACTGGATTCGCGAGATTATGAACCGTATGTACCGCAACAATATCGACGGCTTATGCGGCAACGACGACTGCGGCCAGATGTCCGCTTGGTACATCTTCTCGGCCATGGGCTTTTATCCAGTATGCCCCGGTACCGACCAGTATGTCATCGGAGCTCCTTATCTGCCTTACATGCAGATAAACCTAGAAAACGGAAAAACATTTACAGTCAGAGCGGATCAGGTCAGCGACAAGAACCGTTACATCAAATCCGTTACCCTAAACGGTAAACCTTATACAAAGGCGTACATCACCCATCAGGACATCATGAATGGAGGTGAACTGGTCTTCCAAATGACTTCGAACCCTAATAAGAAAAGGCTGTTCACAGCAGAGGAAAAGCCTTATTCGTTAATCGAATAA